A segment of the Bradyrhizobium sp. CCBAU 53340 genome:
GCGCTGGAAGAGCTGATGAGCCACCGCACCACGCTGGTGATCGCGCACCGCCTCGCCACCGTTCTCTCCTGCGACCGCATCCTGGTGATGGACCAGGGCAGGATCGTCGAGCAGGGCACGCATGCCGAGCTCGTCGCGGCGAACGGGCTTTACGCACGGCTGGCGAGGTTGCAGTTCGAGGGAGCATGAGACCGCTTCCCGCCGTCTGAACTGTGTCAGTGGTGCAGTCGCAAGTTTTTGGCGATCGTCACGGAAATGTTCGAAGACGCGAACGTTGACGCATTGGGCAGGGCGCAATGGAGGACAGCCCATGCGGTCACATGTCGTCGCAATACTTGCCGTGCTTCCGCTCATCTCGACACCTGCTGCCGCTCAGCAGCAAACCGGCGCGACCCCTCAGGCCGGGGTAAATCAGAACCTGCAAACCGAAGCGGACAAGGGCATTAAAACCCGCAATTCCGGTGAATCTGGCTATGTTGCAAACCAGGACAAGCCTGGCGCGGCTTCTCACGCACCAGGAGAGTCCAACACGGTTGGGGCAGCGCGTGAGAGCACCCCTTCCAACGGTAGCTCCAACCTGAATAGTTCGCAGGCAGACTACAACGCCTCGCTCAACGACGGCTCGGCGCCGAAAAAATAGCGAGCCTGGGAACCGGACGAGCTTGCGGCGGGAAGATGGCGCTCACGGGCACTTCGGCGAGCCCATCGGCACGTTCGGAAACGGCCAGTTCTTCCAGCTGCCGCCCTCGCCGATACAGGCAGCGCCACCGCTCGGAGGTGGGCTGCCGGTTGGGACGGAGTTGCTCGTCGGCGCAGGTGCATTCGCCGTCTTGGTCGGCGGCACGAGGTGCTGGTCGACATAGACAGTCGATGCGTAGCCGGCGACGATGACCGCCAGAAACACCGAAGACCCCTTGGCCAGGTCGCTCAACCGCATCGATCATCTCCCACCATTGCTGCGTCCGGTGATCACGCTTAGCAGGCCCTGCCAGGACTTTCCGTGACTGAAGTCACGGCCGCCACGCCATCTTCAGCACCGGTCGTCCCGAGGTCGGGTTCATGTCTTCGCCGGCATGGGCAAAGCCGTTGCGCTCGTAGAAGCGGATGGCGCGGACATTGTCCTTGTTGACCAGCAGCGTGACGCCCGATGGTGACAGGCGTTTTGCTTCGTCGACCAGCAGACGTGCTGCATCCGAACCCCAATGATTGGGATCGACCACGAGTTGGTCGAGATAACCGTCAGCATCGATGGTTACGAAACCAGTGAGTGCGCCGTCTTGTTCCGAGACCACGATCTGGGCCTTCGGCACCAGATCCTTGCGCCAGCGCTCGCGCCACCAGGCCAGGCGCGCGGCAAAATCGATCTGCGGATAGGCTTGTTGCCAGGTGCGATGCCAGAGATCGATCGCCCCCGCTTCGTCGGCGGCCTCGTAGGGGCGGAGGTGGAGCGTGCTCATTCTATGAAGTCCGTCATGCCCGGG
Coding sequences within it:
- a CDS encoding GNAT family N-acetyltransferase; the encoded protein is MSTLHLRPYEAADEAGAIDLWHRTWQQAYPQIDFAARLAWWRERWRKDLVPKAQIVVSEQDGALTGFVTIDADGYLDQLVVDPNHWGSDAARLLVDEAKRLSPSGVTLLVNKDNVRAIRFYERNGFAHAGEDMNPTSGRPVLKMAWRP